TCGGACATCAAACGCTCGACGCGTTCGGACCGTTGTGCAATTGCGGCAACATCGGTTGTCTCGAGGCGCTCGCGTCCGGTCCCGCCATCGCCAAGAGCGCGCTCGACGAAATTCGCAAAGGACGCGAATCGAATCTGCTCGACCTGGTCAAGCGCGATCACACCAAGATCACGGCGAACACTGTCGCGCAAGCCGCGCGCGGCGGCGACAAATTATCGTGTCGTATGTTCGAGCGCGCCGGGTTTTTCATCGGGCTGGGTCTCGTCAACTTGCTCCATACTTTCGACACGCAACTGTTCGTGCTTGGCGGCGGCATCGCGATCAACACCTGGGATTTGTTCTACAATTCGATGCTCATGGCATTCGACAAGTACACGATGAAATCTATGCGCGGAGATGTTCGCATCGTCCCAGCGCAGTTAGGCGACGATGCGGGCTTGGTCGGCGCAGCGGCGTTGGTGAATGGGCAAATGGCGGATAGCAAATAGCGAATGGTGGATGGCAGATGGCGAATAGCGGGATTGATCTTTCGATTGTCGTGGTCAGTTACAATGTTCGCGAGTTGTTGGCGCAATGCCTGGAATCGGTGAACAGTCAACAGTCAACCGTCAACAGTGAACTGTTCACCGAGGTTTTCGTCGTTGACAATGCCTCGCGCGATGGCAGTGCCGCGATGGTGCGCGAGAAATTTCCACGCGTGCGACTGATCGAGAACACAGAGAATCGCGGCTTTGCGGCGGCGAACAATCAAGCGTTCGTCGAGACGCGCGGGCGATACGTGATGATGCTCAACCCGGACACGGAGGTTCGCCCGGGCGCGCTCGCGACACTCGTCGAATTTATGGACGCGCGCGCTTCGCGGCGCGCCGGCGCGTGCGGCGGCAAGTTGTTGTACGGTGATGGCTCGCTTCAACATTCTGCATTCGCGTTTCCCGGTCTCGCGCAACTTTTCCTCGATTTCTTTCCGCTCAACTGGCGGCTCACCGAGTCGCGCTTGAACGGTCGCTATCCGCGCGAAGGGTATGCGCGTGGAGAACCATTCGAGATTGACCATCCGCTCGGCGCAGATTTTCTCGTCCGACGCGAGGCGGCGGAGCAAGTGGGCTGGCTCGACGACCAGTTTTTCATCTATTGCGAAGAAGTAGATTGGGGCATTCGCATCAAACGCGCGGGTTGGCAAATTTGGTGCGTGCCGCAAGCCGAGATCGTGCATCACGAAGCGCAATCCACGCGCCAATTTCGCGACGCGATGTTCGTCGAGTTGTGGCGCGCGCGCAAGCGACTGTTCGAGAAACACTACTCGCGCGCGTTTCGTTTCGTCGCGCGGCAGATCGTGCGCGCGGGATTGTGGAATCAAGCGCGCAAAGCGCGCGCGGAGAATCTCCCCGCAAAAGAATTACAAAAACGGCTTGACGCGTACAAGCAAGTAATAGGCGTTTTCCTTCAATAGTTTTTCGGCGTATAATGCGCGCAATAATTGGCGGTTCGTTTGTATCAGATAGATCAGGAGTATCGGGAATGTCTCGGTCAACTGCTTTGCTCAAACAACCCAACCCCTCTACACGCCCCAAATCGCGCAACCGCAAACGCGCCATCCCTGCGATCATACCAATTGGCAGTGATGCGCCGGTGAGCGAGACCTTGCCCAAAGCCGTCCGTCGCATCGTGCGCGAATTGCGCCCTCAAAAAATTATCCTCTTTGGTTCGTACGCCTACGGTAATCCAACGCCGGATAGCGACGTGGATTTGCTCGTTATTATGGAGAGCGACGCGCCAAGAACTGAGCGGTTTCTTGCTGTCGCGCGATTGTTGCGCCCCCGTGTCTTTCCGTTAGACCTGCTGGTACATACACCTAAGGAAATTCATCACTCATTGACGCATCGTGATTTTTTTATTCAAGAAATCACCTCGCGCGGGAAGGTCTTGTATGAACGATCTGAGTGATTCATTGGATTGGATATTCAAAGCCGAGAACGATTTCAAGTTGGCGCGTTTGGCACTAGGAGAAAAACCACCCATCACCGATGGCGGGTGTTTCCATTTGCAACAGTGCGCCGAAAAATATCTGAAAGCAATTTTAGTTGCTCACAACAAATTCTTCCCCAAAACCCATGATCTTGTGCAATTGAGTGTGTTGTGCGAAGCGGCTGGCGTCATTGTGCCGGTAGACACCGACCAATTGGAACTGTTGGCTAACCATGCAATCAAGACGCGGTACCCACGAGGAATTCCACCAGTT
This region of Chloroflexota bacterium genomic DNA includes:
- a CDS encoding HEPN domain-containing protein, which encodes MNDLSDSLDWIFKAENDFKLARLALGEKPPITDGGCFHLQQCAEKYLKAILVAHNKFFPKTHDLVQLSVLCEAAGVIVPVDTDQLELLANHAIKTRYPRGIPPVEDARQAMKTARAVRKFARKFLNVK
- a CDS encoding ROK family protein — its product is MTDHIVAIDLGGTKFRLALCESNGRIVQQIAHETRAPEGAEAVFTRMVAAIRDFTGGASIRGIGLSAPGPLDARRGVILQAPNIPGIDGFPIKTRFENAFGAPTFIGNDANLAALGEHQLGAGRGVAHMIYVTISTGIGGGIIVDNQLLLGARGFAGEIGHQTLDAFGPLCNCGNIGCLEALASGPAIAKSALDEIRKGRESNLLDLVKRDHTKITANTVAQAARGGDKLSCRMFERAGFFIGLGLVNLLHTFDTQLFVLGGGIAINTWDLFYNSMLMAFDKYTMKSMRGDVRIVPAQLGDDAGLVGAAALVNGQMADSK
- a CDS encoding nucleotidyltransferase domain-containing protein, encoding MSRSTALLKQPNPSTRPKSRNRKRAIPAIIPIGSDAPVSETLPKAVRRIVRELRPQKIILFGSYAYGNPTPDSDVDLLVIMESDAPRTERFLAVARLLRPRVFPLDLLVHTPKEIHHSLTHRDFFIQEITSRGKVLYERSE
- a CDS encoding glycosyltransferase family 2 protein — encoded protein: MANSGIDLSIVVVSYNVRELLAQCLESVNSQQSTVNSELFTEVFVVDNASRDGSAAMVREKFPRVRLIENTENRGFAAANNQAFVETRGRYVMMLNPDTEVRPGALATLVEFMDARASRRAGACGGKLLYGDGSLQHSAFAFPGLAQLFLDFFPLNWRLTESRLNGRYPREGYARGEPFEIDHPLGADFLVRREAAEQVGWLDDQFFIYCEEVDWGIRIKRAGWQIWCVPQAEIVHHEAQSTRQFRDAMFVELWRARKRLFEKHYSRAFRFVARQIVRAGLWNQARKARAENLPAKELQKRLDAYKQVIGVFLQ